The [Clostridium] celerecrescens 18A genomic sequence GACGATCCGGTCCGTGGTTACGCGGTGCGCAGGCGTTTGCACGAATGCAACGATCCGGAAAGCCTTTGTTTGAGGGGGAATGCTCCTTGTCATGGCAGCGGAGAACTCGGCATTTAACCACATCCCCTTCCTGACAGTGCACAGGCTGATAGAGTCGCCGAATTGATTGACTAAGATTGTGTCCCAATCAACGTTCAATTGCAGGAGTTCAAGATTGATCATTTCATTCCGGCCGGGAGCTGCGTAGGAAACCAGGACATAACCAGTTCTGCTGTTGGAAGTAAAAACATCTTCTACTAGTGCATTTTCAATGCGCAGGATGCTCCCGTCTTCGCTGATGGTTCCTCTCCTGCCTGCAGTGGTATTACTCATATAAATCCCCCTAAATAGCATGTGAATTATTTAATATTATAAGCTGTTGCTGTAAAATATTACTATAGATGTGCTTAGAAGCAATAATCTTTGTTCACAGCGTGGAAACAGGGGCTGTAAAGAAAAATTCATGAATTTTAGCAGTGATTATTTCCAGGAACAAGCGACATTTTATCATGAATGTGATATACTGTTTTTTAAGTGTATCTTTCGAAAAGCATGGGACCGTTAAATTGATTAACTGGAAAGAAGGGATTTTCCATTAAAAGGTACGATAAGTTAGTCAGGGACAGGATACCTGAAGTAATTGAAGCAAAAGGTAAGAGAGCGGTATGCCGTATTCTGTCTGATGAAGAATATATGATGGAGCTGGAAGAAAAGCTTAACGAAGAGGTAAAGGAATATCTGGAGGATAAGAGCCTGGAAGAGATGGCAGATGTGCTGGAAGTGTTATATTCTATTTGCAGTGCCAGAGGATATACAAAGGCGGAACTGGAGGCAGAGCGGAAAAAAAAGGCAAAAGACAGGGGCGGATTTAATAACAGAATTTTTCTGGAATATGTGGATGAGTAAATGAAAAGCGCTTACTTGATATGAAAAATATACATTCCAAAAAAGGAGGAATGCGTTATCAGGCGGAAATACGCAATATTTCTATCCACAATTATCAGCATTATCTGCGCTGTCATGGTATGCTTTTATTTATTTTCTATTGCCAAGGTCGGAGATATTTATATTGAAAAATCAGAAGAAGCAATCTATAACATTAAGAAAGATTTTCTAAAGGATACGGTCAATAACCTGATTTCCGAAATAGGATTAAGGCGGGCTGCTAAATCGTCACACATGGAAGCCTTTATATCCAGAACATCTGATATCATTAATATGAAAAAGGATCTTCCGGACTCTGAATTCAATGATTTCTTTATCGGTTTTTTCCGGGATAATCCGGATTATAATTTTTTGACCGTGATCGTATGGGATAATGCGGCAAATAAAGTAACTTATGACCCGGGAAATCTGGCAGGAAACACCTGGAAGGATACTCTTAAGGCCAATACCTCCGGTTTATCCTCCTACCGTGTTTTCATTCACGGAGATTATTCATTCCTCTTTGGAATCACCAGGAACTACGTGGATGAGCTTGTTAAGGCGGACATTGCCGGTGTGATCAGGAATTCTAAATTTGACGGAAATTCCTACATCTGGGTGAATGAGATTAAGAATTATCAGGGAGGTAAAAATTATGCCATCCGAAGGATCCATCCCAACATGCCGGAGACGGAAGGAATCTATCTTTCGACGGATATGACTGATATCGCAGGAAATTATCCATATTTGACCGAGCTTCAGGGAATTATTAAGGATGGAGAGCTGTTTTCCTCTTATTATTTCAAGGAACCAGGCAGTGATAAGGTATCCAGGAAGCTGTCTTATGCAAAGCTATATAAGGATTATAACTGGGTGGTCGCCATGGGAGTGTATCTTGATGATCTTCAGCCATATGTTGACCAGACCAATCAGGAAAGCAAAGTGCTGGTATCCAGGATCACCCTTCTTTTGGTTTTACTGCTCATTGTTATATTAATCGTCAGCCTGTTTTCTGTTTCCTTATTGGAAAAGATATATTACCGCCATGCAAAAAGGGCAATGGAATCTGAGCTTAACCAGGATGCCCTTACAAAGGCTGGGAGCAGGAGAAGCGGGACCAATGATTTGACCAATGCTTTTAAGGAGTTTAAACGGACAGGCTTAAGCCCTGGAATCATGATGTGCGATTTAGATCATTTTAAAGGGATCAATGATAGATACGGCCATTCCACAGGGGATATGGCTTTGGCGGAATTTGTTAATGTAATGAAATGCACCTTAAGAAGTACGGACAAGATCATCCGCTGGGGCGGTGATGAATTTATCATCATTCTTTATGGTATGGAAGAGAAGCATGTACTGGATTTTGGAAGCAAGTTTTTGACTTCTGTATCTTCTTTGAAAATACTGGACCAACATGAGGAGATCGGGATCACCGTATCCATCGGCTTTTCCTTCTTTAAGGAAGAAGATGAAGATTTTAACGATGCATTAAAGCGGGCGGATGAGGCCCTTTATAAGTCAAAGTCAGAAGGACGGAATCAGGCCAATCTTATTTTATAGAAAATATGACCGGGAAAGGGGAAGATGCATAGGAGAGAGCTTTTATATCCGCCTTTTTCATCAGCCGCCGCAGGAGGCAGTAGCAAAACGCTTAAAGCTATGCAATCCGCAATTTCAAACTTTCCGCCAATATGTCCTTATTGGCGGACCGGCTACGGTGCGGAACAGGAAAACCATGGGAAAGCTTTATGCTCTGGTGATGGCCAGGATATCCGGGGAGTAGCCTGACTGTAAAAGTAACGGCTTATGTAATGCTTTTT encodes the following:
- a CDS encoding nucleoside triphosphate pyrophosphohydrolase; amino-acid sequence: MMELEEKLNEEVKEYLEDKSLEEMADVLEVLYSICSARGYTKAELEAERKKKAKDRGGFNNRIFLEYVDE
- a CDS encoding sensor domain-containing diguanylate cyclase — translated: MVCFYLFSIAKVGDIYIEKSEEAIYNIKKDFLKDTVNNLISEIGLRRAAKSSHMEAFISRTSDIINMKKDLPDSEFNDFFIGFFRDNPDYNFLTVIVWDNAANKVTYDPGNLAGNTWKDTLKANTSGLSSYRVFIHGDYSFLFGITRNYVDELVKADIAGVIRNSKFDGNSYIWVNEIKNYQGGKNYAIRRIHPNMPETEGIYLSTDMTDIAGNYPYLTELQGIIKDGELFSSYYFKEPGSDKVSRKLSYAKLYKDYNWVVAMGVYLDDLQPYVDQTNQESKVLVSRITLLLVLLLIVILIVSLFSVSLLEKIYYRHAKRAMESELNQDALTKAGSRRSGTNDLTNAFKEFKRTGLSPGIMMCDLDHFKGINDRYGHSTGDMALAEFVNVMKCTLRSTDKIIRWGGDEFIIILYGMEEKHVLDFGSKFLTSVSSLKILDQHEEIGITVSIGFSFFKEEDEDFNDALKRADEALYKSKSEGRNQANLIL